TTGTTTGGGAATATGATGGGACATGAACTGATTGTTGCTGTTCTCCTGTTCCTCGTTCCATACCTGCTTCCGATTCCTATACTGGTGCTTGGTATTATGGTGAGTTTTATTCAGGCGTTTATATTTTCTCTCTTAACTATGATGTATATTGGCGGCGCTTTGGAAGAGGCGCACTGACAATTTCAAATTTGAAATTTTAAATCTCAAATTATTAAAAGGAGGTGAGGTAGATGAAGAAGGTCTTATTGATGACAGCCATTTTAATGGGTGTGGTTACAGGCATTGCTACAGAGTCGTTTGCCGAAGAGACTGCAAAAATTGCTGCAGGGGGAGGCAGTGGCAGTATTATATTTTTTGCAGCAATTGTAATAGCAGCAGGTATTGGCATGGGTCTCGGCGCCCTTGGAACAGGCATTGGTCAGGGACATGCTATAAGAGGGGCAGTAGAGGGCATTGCAAGAAACCCTGGTGCAATGGGAAAGATTATGACTACAATGCTGGTCGGTCTCGCCATGATAGAATCACTGGCAATCTATGCACTGGTCATAGCATTGATACTTTTGTATGCAAATCCACTTATCAAATATGTAGTTGGCTAAACAGTAATTATTAAAAACCCTGCCTATATCAATACAAGTGATTGGGCGGGGTTTTTTTATTTAAAGGATTAGCCCATCTTCCCCTGCACTCATAAGATTGACTTTAGTCTGTATTTCTGTTAGATTCCATCCATGATTACAATCAGATTTTTTGCAATGCTGAAAAATAATGTTGGCAAAGACGAGGCTAACATATCTATCCCAAGACAGATTACACTCAATGAACTGAAAGATATTCTCAAAATAGAATTCCCCTCCATAAAGACATTCATAGACAAAAATATAATGTTCTCTGTTAATCAGGAGTTTGCTGTTTCTGATACAATAATCAAAGACGGCGATGAGGTTGGACTTCTGCCGCCGTTTTCTGGGGGATGATGACAGTAAGCAGTGAACATCTCACTGCTTGCAAATGAAATGGGTAGCCGCAACCTTTAGGTTGCGTTAATACGCAGGCTAAAGCCTGCGGCTACCGATACAAGGAGAAAAACTTGATAAGAATACAAAAAGAAAACTTTTCAATAGAACAAGAGATTGAGAAGGTAAAGGCAGCATAAAAAGGCATAGGCGGTATAGTTGCCTTTCTCGGCACAGGGAGAGATATATCAAAGGGAGAAGAGATTACAGGGCTTAACTTTGAGAGTTATCCCGGCATGGCTGAAAAGAAACTTTTAGACATCAGAGAAAGGGCGCTTAAGAATTTTAATATAATAGAAATGACGATAATCCACAGGGTTGGAGAGATTGCAATTGGTGAGAATATAGTGCTTATTGCTGCTGGTGCAAGGCACAGGAACGACGCATTCATGGCTTGTGAATGGGCAATTTCAGAACTCAAGAGAACGACACCAATATGGAAGAAAGAGACAACCCGAAAGGGTGAAATCTGGGTAGAGGAACATCCCTGATAACTCTTATGATAACTGTCGGCATACTTACAATGAGCGATAAGGGCTCCCGTGGAGAGCGGGAAGATTTAAGCGGTAAGGAGATTGAAAGGATGGTCAAAGACCTCCCTGCAGAAGTCAAGGCTTATGAAGTTATCCCTGATGAGATTCCTGTCATCACAAAGAAACTCATTGAGTATGTGGATGAAAAGAAACTTGACCTGATTGTTACAACAGGCGGCACAGGTGTTACCCCTCGGGATGTTACGCCAGAGGCTACAAAGGCAGTGATAGAAAGAGAACTCCCTGGTATGGCAGAGGCTATGCGTTTTGAATCCCTTAAAAAGACGCCGAATGCAATGATATCAAGGGCTGTGTGCGGCATAAGAAAACAATCGCTCATTATAAACCTTCCAGGCAGCCCAAAGGCAGTAAGGGAAAACCTTGCTGTTGTCATGCCTGCAATAAACCACACCATAGAAAAGATAAAAGGCTCTACAGAAGAATGTGCAGTAGAGTAACGAAAAACGCAAAGCGAAAAACTAAAGGAACTGAAAACTAAAGAGTTTAGCAGTGTTTTTTACTATTAGACGCTTAAACTGCTTTTTTAAGGAGACACCATGCCCTTTGATTTTATACTGCCGGATTTAGGTGAAGGGATTACAGAGGCTGAAATAAGAAAGTATCTAGTGAACGAGGGTGATATTGTAGAGGAGCATCAGACCATTTTTGAGGTTGAGACAGATAAGGCTGTTGTTGAAGTGCCGTCGCCTAGGAAGGGATTTATTTTGAAGATATACAAACACGAAGGGGATATCGCAAATGTCGGTGATGTTATTTTAACAATAGGTGAAAAGGCAGAAGAAGAAAAAAAGGAAGAAAGGAAATCCCATTCAGTTGTAGGTGTTCTGCCTGAGGCAGAGGGAATCCTTGCCACCCCTGCTGTCAGGAGCATTGCAAGAAAACTTGGTGTCAACCTTGAAAAGATAAAAGGCACAGGTAGAGGCGGAAGAATTTTAGAAGAGGATGTGTTAAAGGCATCAGGCGGTTTAAAGGATTTGTCAAGAGATGCCTTTGGTCCTGTTGAAAGGGTGGCAATAAAGGGCGTAAGGAGAACTATTGCAAAAAATCTTATAGCAAGCATGAGGAGCGCTGCATTTGTAACAGGCATGGATGATGCTGATGTAACAGATCTGTGGCATCTGAAGGAAAAGGAAAAAAGGGGCGCTCTTGAAAGAGGCATACACCTCACATTTATACCCTTTTTCATAAAGGCAGTCCAGCATGCCCTTGCTGCGCATCCAATGCTGAATGCCTCTGTTGATGAGGATGGTGAAATAATCATAGTAAAAAAATATTTTAATATTGGCGTTGCTGTTGATACACCTGACGGCTTAAAGATTATCATTGAGGAACTTAAAGGTAGTTCGTTTACAATAAGTAATTTCGGTTCATTCGGCGGGACATATGCAACCCCGATATTAAACTATCCTGATGTGGCAATACTAGGCACAGGAAAGGTGTCGGAAAGACCGTGGGTAAAGGATGAGAAGATTGTTATAAGAAAAATCCTTTCCCTTTCCCTTACATTTGACCACAGGGTTGTAGACGGCGGAGAGGCAGCAAAATTCTTAAACAAGGCAATCCATTACCTTGAAGACCCTGACCAGATATTCATTGAAAGCGCATAAGTCCCTTCTCTAAATCTATTCACAAACGGCATAAACAACTCAATCTGATTTTAAACCATTTGATTTTTTTAAAATTTTTGTGTAGGTTATTGTTATGTCTGATAATCTTACAAAACTTAAAAAACTGCGGCACGAAATAGACAGGGTTGATGACTCTATGTTGGAACTCCTAAATAAGAGGGCTAAACTTGTAATAGATATCGGCACGATTAAAAAGGAAAATAACCATGCCATTCATGTCCCTGAAAGGGAAAGGGAGATATATCAAAGGCTTTTAAACAACAACCCTGGCCCGTTTCCGAATACTGCTGTTAAGAATGTATTCAGAGAAATCATGTCAACATCTCTTTCCCTTGAAAAACCATTAAGAGCGGCTTTTCTTGGACCAAAGGCAACATTTACCCACATGGCATGTTTACAGTATTTTGGTAAATCCTCTGAACTCATCCCTGTCAAAGAGATTGCAGATGTGTTTGATGAGGTTGAAAGAGACAGGGTGGATTACGGTGTAGTGCCGATTGAGAACACCACTGAGGGTGTGGTCAGTCATACCTTTGATATGTTTGTATCATCAAATTTAAAGATTTCAGCAGAGATCATGCTGGAAATTAGTTTGTCGCTCTTAAACAGGACAGGCAGTATCCTTGATGTGAAAAAGGTTTATTCCCATTCCCATGCAATAGCAGAATGCAGGGA
This genomic window from Deltaproteobacteria bacterium contains:
- a CDS encoding MoaD/ThiS family protein gives rise to the protein MITIRFFAMLKNNVGKDEANISIPRQITLNELKDILKIEFPSIKTFIDKNIMFSVNQEFAVSDTIIKDGDEVGLLPPFSGG
- the pheA gene encoding prephenate dehydratase; its protein translation is MSDNLTKLKKLRHEIDRVDDSMLELLNKRAKLVIDIGTIKKENNHAIHVPEREREIYQRLLNNNPGPFPNTAVKNVFREIMSTSLSLEKPLRAAFLGPKATFTHMACLQYFGKSSELIPVKEIADVFDEVERDRVDYGVVPIENTTEGVVSHTFDMFVSSNLKISAEIMLEISLSLLNRTGSILDVKKVYSHSHAIAECREWLKNNLPNAVLVETSSTAVAAQTVVDDPDAAAIASENAAELYDLKIVEKKIEDHLNNLTRFLVVGKTSPKKTGSDKTSILFSVKDSPGILFKMLKPFAERGINLTKIESRPQKKKAWEYIFFLDMDGHISDEKVSDALKELETNCSFVKVLGSYPKGMAK
- the atpE gene encoding ATP synthase F0 subunit C; the protein is MIFFAAIVIAAGIGMGLGALGTGIGQGHAIRGAVEGIARNPGAMGKIMTTMLVGLAMIESLAIYALVIALILLYANPLIKYVVG
- the mog gene encoding molybdopterin adenylyltransferase, which translates into the protein MITVGILTMSDKGSRGEREDLSGKEIERMVKDLPAEVKAYEVIPDEIPVITKKLIEYVDEKKLDLIVTTGGTGVTPRDVTPEATKAVIERELPGMAEAMRFESLKKTPNAMISRAVCGIRKQSLIINLPGSPKAVRENLAVVMPAINHTIEKIKGSTEECAVE
- a CDS encoding 2-oxo acid dehydrogenase subunit E2, producing MPFDFILPDLGEGITEAEIRKYLVNEGDIVEEHQTIFEVETDKAVVEVPSPRKGFILKIYKHEGDIANVGDVILTIGEKAEEEKKEERKSHSVVGVLPEAEGILATPAVRSIARKLGVNLEKIKGTGRGGRILEEDVLKASGGLKDLSRDAFGPVERVAIKGVRRTIAKNLIASMRSAAFVTGMDDADVTDLWHLKEKEKRGALERGIHLTFIPFFIKAVQHALAAHPMLNASVDEDGEIIIVKKYFNIGVAVDTPDGLKIIIEELKGSSFTISNFGSFGGTYATPILNYPDVAILGTGKVSERPWVKDEKIVIRKILSLSLTFDHRVVDGGEAAKFLNKAIHYLEDPDQIFIESA